In Listeria cossartiae subsp. cossartiae, one genomic interval encodes:
- a CDS encoding class I adenylate-forming enzyme family protein produces the protein MTIKKYEPLNLYTNFKKAAERYPEMPIHFDEELVTFPELGLHTTYKKCEEAIIQKAAHLHKFGVRKEEKVIVYKSAKFDSYILAVAISYLGAVPIMVSPHLPASTIDIFVNRLDQPWLLFDSETSEKSHQLNNLPDARLINAEQLFKAPLDGYTCEQEELPKDMIAYMTHTSGTTGVPKLIAHSANSMGWRTKYQRRILNFIKPRGLVAFHISPVHSRFNIGVSSLMSLGFPLLPIANPSKANVEKVLREYKPYVLETHPNHFVQWASLAREKPDVFQSIKFYHSTFDAINKETMAVFLRTSEYKKPLFLQIYGQSECGPMILRGHTLQSIETLNARDMGIGVPGLTEVRIVDQDGNPVPAGVSGNIQMLSKGRALTYYKEEARFEENVYGPWWDSGDYGMKDEQGRLFLQDRQVDLVETIDSTLAIEDKLLDTLTFLDEVVIIRGENGSPQPIIAVHNDGEMNWDAWWKAVSDLPHMNEPMVMKYDEIPRTATMKVQRLQMERELKK, from the coding sequence ATGACGATAAAAAAGTACGAACCGCTTAATCTCTATACCAATTTCAAAAAAGCTGCCGAACGCTATCCAGAAATGCCAATCCATTTTGATGAAGAGCTAGTAACTTTTCCTGAATTAGGCCTTCATACAACGTACAAAAAATGCGAAGAAGCTATCATCCAAAAAGCTGCTCATCTACATAAATTCGGTGTTCGCAAAGAAGAAAAAGTAATCGTGTATAAATCTGCCAAATTTGATTCCTATATTTTAGCAGTTGCGATTTCTTATCTTGGAGCTGTACCAATCATGGTTTCTCCGCATCTTCCAGCGTCTACTATTGATATTTTTGTTAATCGACTAGACCAACCTTGGTTACTTTTTGATTCCGAAACTTCCGAGAAAAGTCACCAATTAAACAATTTGCCAGATGCTAGATTGATCAATGCTGAACAATTGTTTAAAGCGCCACTTGATGGCTACACTTGTGAACAAGAAGAATTGCCAAAAGATATGATTGCCTACATGACACACACTTCCGGAACAACGGGTGTACCAAAATTAATTGCCCACTCCGCGAATTCGATGGGCTGGAGAACGAAATACCAACGACGCATCCTTAATTTCATCAAACCTAGAGGACTTGTAGCTTTCCATATTTCACCAGTACATTCTCGCTTTAACATCGGCGTATCTTCCTTGATGTCACTTGGTTTCCCGCTACTACCAATTGCGAACCCATCCAAAGCAAATGTCGAAAAAGTACTGCGCGAATATAAACCATACGTGCTTGAAACGCATCCAAACCATTTTGTTCAATGGGCATCTCTTGCTCGCGAAAAACCAGACGTATTCCAAAGCATCAAATTTTATCATTCTACTTTTGACGCAATTAACAAAGAAACAATGGCGGTTTTCCTTCGTACGTCTGAATATAAAAAACCACTTTTCTTACAAATTTATGGTCAAAGTGAGTGTGGCCCAATGATTCTACGCGGTCATACATTGCAATCTATCGAAACGTTAAATGCTCGTGATATGGGAATCGGCGTACCGGGCTTAACAGAAGTTCGAATCGTCGACCAAGACGGAAACCCTGTTCCAGCTGGCGTTAGCGGCAATATCCAAATGCTCTCCAAAGGTCGCGCGCTTACTTATTACAAAGAAGAAGCTCGTTTTGAAGAAAATGTATACGGACCTTGGTGGGACAGCGGCGACTACGGTATGAAAGATGAGCAAGGCCGCCTGTTCCTGCAAGATCGTCAAGTCGATTTAGTGGAAACAATTGATAGCACACTTGCGATTGAAGATAAACTGCTTGATACGCTTACTTTCCTAGATGAAGTTGTCATCATCCGCGGCGAAAACGGCAGCCCGCAACCAATTATCGCTGTTCATAATGACGGCGAAATGAACTGGGACGCTTGGTGGAAAGCTGTTTCCGACTTACCACATATGAACGAACCAATGGTAATGAAATACGACGAAATCCCTCGTACTGCAACAATGAAAGTACAACGTTTACAGATGGAACGAGAATTGAAGAAATAA
- a CDS encoding molecular chaperone DnaJ — protein sequence MTVWEILKIEKTTDKRAIKRAYAKALKYTHPDDDPVAFQKLKESFDIALKYQESDWDIDDFEPIVFAENEDGYNSREEIVEKLEWQLEPLELEEREPSFMEQLNVVFANFSERINIEVWRDLLQTDSSFSMDGYDSNKAYLANFIAENAMFLPKEIIKLAFEIYNLDEIVLNSFNERLAIKLRNAKNLPPFSFEALENLDEDARNTFIMTRYAAYTCLERRGIESHIKRAKIIFASDPDLELIDIISSTGKLNQATILKRINQFIEKNPENPTARMYRLFLNQKMKNPINLDDLEYALLDTYFSVPKENEFFDDIIYHVDKNKLLGFIYFDLKKYPMAYRYLIKAADTSVKSVRDRIAFWLKLELKKEKETTKNKARIQDISTELTFYSIFGYELWYLKLRPKNVINVLFSIAKVAILIILLTSIFAEDLNFWRVFWIVFLGNTIGVHLLFRKNRWIKYRDENREEYYQNKFGNIK from the coding sequence TTGACGGTTTGGGAGATACTAAAAATAGAAAAGACAACAGACAAACGTGCAATCAAGCGTGCTTATGCCAAAGCACTCAAATATACACATCCTGATGACGACCCAGTGGCTTTTCAAAAATTAAAAGAGTCCTTTGATATAGCTTTAAAATATCAAGAATCTGATTGGGATATAGACGATTTCGAACCGATAGTATTTGCGGAAAATGAGGATGGATATAATTCGCGTGAGGAAATTGTGGAAAAACTAGAGTGGCAACTTGAACCACTAGAGCTAGAAGAGAGAGAGCCTTCTTTTATGGAACAATTGAATGTTGTTTTTGCGAACTTTAGTGAGAGGATAAATATTGAAGTTTGGCGTGATTTACTCCAAACAGATAGCTCGTTTAGTATGGATGGATATGATAGTAATAAGGCGTATTTAGCAAATTTTATAGCTGAAAATGCAATGTTTCTTCCAAAAGAGATAATTAAATTAGCTTTTGAAATATATAATTTGGATGAAATAGTTTTAAATAGCTTTAATGAGAGGCTCGCCATAAAGTTACGTAATGCGAAGAACCTTCCGCCATTTTCTTTTGAGGCCTTGGAAAACTTGGATGAAGACGCGCGGAATACGTTTATTATGACGCGCTATGCTGCTTATACTTGTTTAGAGCGGCGTGGTATAGAAAGTCACATTAAACGAGCAAAAATCATTTTTGCTAGCGATCCAGATCTTGAACTGATAGATATTATTAGTAGTACAGGAAAACTTAATCAAGCAACAATTTTAAAGAGAATCAATCAATTTATTGAAAAAAATCCAGAAAACCCAACAGCTCGCATGTACCGATTGTTTCTTAATCAAAAAATGAAAAATCCAATTAATCTGGATGATTTAGAATATGCTCTGTTGGACACGTATTTCTCGGTTCCTAAAGAGAATGAGTTTTTTGATGACATCATTTACCATGTAGATAAAAATAAGTTGTTAGGTTTCATCTATTTTGATTTAAAAAAATATCCTATGGCTTATAGATACTTAATCAAAGCTGCTGATACGAGCGTGAAATCGGTTAGAGATAGAATTGCTTTTTGGTTAAAATTAGAATTAAAAAAAGAAAAAGAAACAACTAAAAATAAAGCACGAATTCAAGATATTTCGACTGAACTTACCTTTTACTCAATATTTGGATATGAACTTTGGTATTTGAAATTGCGGCCAAAAAATGTAATCAATGTATTGTTTAGTATAGCGAAAGTAGCTATATTGATTATCTTGTTAACTTCAATCTTTGCAGAAGACCTTAATTTTTGGCGAGTATTTTGGATAGTTTTTTTAGGTAATACTATTGGCGTACATTTACTTTTCAGGAAAAATAGGTGGATAAAGTATAGAGATGAAAATAGAGAGGAATATTATCAAAATAAGTTTGGTAATATTAAATAA
- a CDS encoding InlB B-repeat-containing protein gives MKYKGKLFLYVILSLLIVGASMFFKINVQAAAVPPAAIDQIFPDEALAKEIQNVLGKSSTADTVTQTELDTITSLDVTAKGIHSLEGMNYVANLSSFSLTNNQVSDLGPLANLNKLVWLELTGNQIENLAPLANLTSLTSLFLAINQITDVSALAGLGNLEWLNISLNKISDIQPLNSLTKLSTIQMESQQIVNEPLDFETPLTVPITVKNIAGQAIDPKNISDNGVTNYPNITWTLPSFIDKVSYAFNELDTVGNATNTFSGTVEQPLMQYFMAIFDIDGAETSMRVEAGTLIAEPATPTKEGYTFTGWYDAQTGGNQWNFATDKMPANNLTLYAQFTINSYKATLKVDNAISTQMVEYQGLIQEPATPKKAGYTFTGWYDAKTGGNQWDFASSKMPAHDVTLYAQFSKDASQGGASSGTGGNEQVSNSEPSVGNRQLSNEKLPGTGDSGWLPISLIGAIITVTSLLTLRRK, from the coding sequence ATGAAATACAAGGGGAAACTGTTTTTGTATGTCATTTTATCACTATTGATTGTTGGGGCGAGTATGTTTTTTAAGATAAATGTACAGGCGGCCGCTGTACCACCTGCTGCGATTGATCAGATTTTTCCAGATGAAGCTTTGGCGAAAGAGATTCAAAATGTGTTAGGGAAATCCAGCACGGCGGATACGGTTACGCAAACGGAATTAGATACAATAACGAGCTTAGATGTTACGGCAAAAGGGATTCACTCATTAGAAGGGATGAATTATGTAGCGAATCTAAGTTCTTTTTCTTTGACGAATAATCAAGTGAGTGATCTTGGTCCGCTTGCGAATTTGAATAAATTAGTATGGCTCGAGTTGACGGGGAATCAAATTGAAAATCTGGCACCACTTGCTAATTTGACGAGTCTCACCAGTCTTTTTTTGGCGATTAATCAAATTACGGATGTTAGTGCGCTAGCAGGTCTAGGTAATTTAGAATGGTTGAATATTAGTCTAAATAAAATTAGTGATATTCAACCCCTAAATAGTTTGACAAAATTGTCTACTATTCAAATGGAAAGTCAGCAAATTGTGAATGAACCGCTGGATTTTGAGACGCCATTAACGGTGCCTATTACGGTAAAAAATATTGCGGGACAAGCGATTGATCCAAAGAATATTAGCGATAATGGGGTGACTAATTATCCGAATATCACTTGGACATTGCCGAGTTTTATTGATAAGGTGAGTTATGCTTTTAATGAGTTGGATACGGTTGGAAATGCGACGAATACTTTTAGTGGCACCGTTGAACAGCCACTAATGCAGTATTTTATGGCTATTTTTGATATTGATGGGGCGGAAACGAGTATGCGTGTGGAAGCGGGGACACTTATAGCGGAACCGGCAACACCAACGAAAGAAGGCTATACGTTTACAGGTTGGTATGACGCGCAAACCGGGGGCAATCAATGGAACTTTGCAACGGATAAAATGCCGGCGAATAATCTAACTTTATATGCGCAATTTACGATTAATAGCTACAAGGCAACTTTAAAAGTAGACAATGCGATTTCTACGCAAATGGTTGAGTATCAAGGCCTGATACAAGAACCGGCAACACCGAAAAAAGCTGGTTACACGTTTACAGGGTGGTATGATGCTAAAACTGGAGGCAATCAATGGGACTTTGCATCGAGTAAAATGCCAGCGCATGATGTTACTTTATACGCGCAGTTTAGTAAGGATGCGAGTCAAGGCGGGGCTAGCTCGGGAACGGGCGGAAATGAACAGGTGAGTAATAGCGAGCCAAGTGTCGGAAATCGGCAGTTAAGCAATGAGAAACTTCCTGGAACTGGTGATAGCGGATGGTTACCAATATCGCTGATTGGCGCAATTATTACGGTAACCTCCTTACTAACACTACGAAGAAAATAA
- the tatC gene encoding twin-arginine translocase subunit TatC yields MTEVSMSLTGHLKELRTRLLIILLSFFLAFFVGLFVSKPLILFLQKDDLPKEVILHVFKVTDAFQIYIEMAFVIGLVLVFPVILYQLWAFVKPGLHVAEQRITLRYIPITFLLFLFGVVFSYLITFPFILKFMFQFAAELGVETTIGLATYFQFLLQIVLSFGVLFELPMVIMLLTRLSLITPNGMRRSRKYAYFCLLIIAAFISPPEILSHLMITVPLIGLYEISIVVSRLTVRRMNKEMNAKKMP; encoded by the coding sequence GTGACTGAAGTTTCCATGAGCCTCACTGGACACCTGAAAGAACTGCGAACCAGATTATTAATCATCCTATTATCCTTTTTTCTGGCTTTCTTCGTGGGGCTTTTCGTTTCCAAGCCGTTAATTTTATTTCTCCAAAAAGATGATCTGCCAAAAGAAGTGATTTTGCACGTTTTCAAAGTCACGGATGCTTTTCAAATTTATATCGAAATGGCGTTTGTTATCGGACTTGTCTTAGTATTTCCTGTTATTTTATATCAATTATGGGCCTTCGTGAAACCGGGCCTACATGTAGCCGAACAACGAATTACCTTGCGCTATATTCCGATTACTTTTTTGCTTTTTTTGTTCGGTGTCGTTTTTTCTTATTTAATCACTTTCCCATTTATTTTAAAATTCATGTTCCAATTCGCGGCCGAACTTGGTGTTGAAACGACGATTGGCCTCGCGACTTATTTTCAATTTTTACTCCAAATCGTGCTTTCTTTCGGCGTGTTATTCGAGCTTCCGATGGTGATTATGCTGCTGACGAGATTGTCGCTAATAACACCAAACGGCATGCGCCGCTCACGAAAATATGCTTATTTTTGCTTATTGATTATCGCCGCATTCATCTCCCCACCAGAAATTTTATCGCATTTGATGATTACCGTACCGCTGATTGGGCTGTATGAGATTAGTATTGTCGTGTCCCGGCTTACGGTTCGGCGAATGAATAAGGAAATGAACGCGAAAAAGATGCCTTGA
- the tatA gene encoding Sec-independent protein translocase subunit TatA, translating to MIGPGSIALIVGAALVIFGPKKLPELGRAAGDTLREFKNATKGMMDDSKEETKKEDPRP from the coding sequence ATGATCGGACCAGGAAGTATCGCTTTAATTGTCGGAGCTGCACTTGTGATTTTCGGACCAAAAAAACTGCCAGAACTTGGTAGAGCTGCCGGAGATACCCTTCGCGAATTCAAAAATGCAACCAAAGGCATGATGGATGACTCCAAAGAAGAAACCAAAAAAGAAGATCCACGCCCGTGA
- a CDS encoding flavocytochrome c, protein MKKRLATTLIMLLSLALIIAGCGSNNSSKSDTTKEKEKTEVTSGASKTSYTDPSELKDKYDIVIVGAGGAGMSAALEAKAKGMNPVILEKMPLAGGNTMKASSGMNASETKFQKEQGINDSNDKFYEETLKGGHGTNDKAMLRFFVDNSASAIDWLDSMDIKLNNLTITGGMSEKRTHRPEDGSAVGKYLVDGLLKNVQEQKIPVFVNADVQEITQKDGKVTGVKVKLNNKDEKTISSNAVVVTTGGYGANKDMIEKERPDLKGYVTTNQEGSTGDGIKMIEKLGGTTVDMDQIQVHPTVQQDKSYLIGEAVRGEGAILVSAQGNRFGNELDTRDNVTASINKLPEKTAYLIFDAGVKERVKAIAQYEEMGFVEEGKTIDELAGKINVSKENLAKTVDTWNTSVKNKKDEAFGRTTAMDNDLSKAPYYAIKIGPGIHYTMGGVKINTNTEVLDKDGKPITGLFAAGEVTGGLHGENRIGGNSVAEIIIFGRQAGDKSAEFVKAQ, encoded by the coding sequence ATGAAAAAAAGGTTAGCTACAACACTCATCATGCTACTATCGCTTGCACTTATCATTGCAGGTTGTGGCAGTAACAACTCAAGTAAAAGCGACACGACTAAAGAAAAAGAGAAAACAGAAGTAACATCGGGAGCATCAAAAACTAGCTACACAGATCCATCTGAATTAAAAGATAAATACGATATCGTTATTGTTGGTGCGGGCGGCGCAGGGATGTCAGCAGCACTTGAAGCAAAAGCGAAAGGGATGAACCCAGTAATCCTTGAAAAAATGCCACTAGCAGGCGGAAACACGATGAAAGCCTCTTCTGGTATGAATGCCTCTGAAACTAAATTCCAAAAAGAACAAGGAATTAACGATAGCAATGACAAATTTTACGAAGAAACATTAAAAGGTGGTCACGGAACAAACGATAAAGCAATGCTTCGTTTTTTCGTAGACAATTCCGCCAGCGCGATTGACTGGTTGGATTCTATGGACATTAAATTAAACAACTTAACTATTACAGGCGGAATGAGCGAAAAACGTACGCATCGTCCGGAAGATGGTTCAGCTGTTGGTAAATACTTAGTAGACGGTTTACTAAAAAATGTTCAAGAACAAAAAATCCCAGTTTTCGTTAATGCTGACGTACAAGAAATTACGCAAAAAGACGGCAAAGTAACTGGTGTGAAAGTGAAATTAAACAATAAAGACGAAAAAACAATTAGTTCTAACGCAGTAGTTGTCACAACTGGCGGCTACGGAGCTAATAAAGATATGATTGAAAAAGAACGCCCTGACTTAAAAGGCTATGTAACAACGAACCAAGAAGGAAGTACTGGCGACGGTATTAAAATGATTGAAAAACTTGGTGGAACTACAGTGGATATGGACCAAATCCAAGTTCACCCAACTGTTCAACAAGATAAATCTTACCTTATCGGTGAAGCTGTTCGTGGTGAAGGTGCCATTTTAGTTTCAGCGCAAGGTAACCGTTTTGGCAATGAGTTAGACACACGTGATAACGTAACAGCTTCTATTAACAAATTACCAGAAAAAACAGCGTACCTTATTTTCGATGCAGGCGTTAAAGAACGCGTAAAAGCGATCGCGCAATACGAAGAAATGGGCTTTGTTGAAGAAGGTAAAACAATTGATGAATTAGCTGGCAAAATCAATGTTTCCAAAGAAAATCTAGCAAAAACTGTAGATACTTGGAACACAAGCGTGAAAAACAAAAAAGACGAAGCATTCGGTAGAACAACTGCAATGGATAATGACTTATCTAAAGCGCCATATTACGCAATCAAAATCGGCCCAGGAATTCATTACACAATGGGTGGCGTAAAAATCAATACAAATACAGAAGTTTTAGACAAAGACGGTAAACCAATCACTGGCCTATTTGCTGCGGGAGAAGTAACAGGTGGCTTGCACGGGGAAAACCGTATTGGCGGAAACTCTGTCGCTGAGATCATTATTTTCGGACGTCAAGCTGGCGACAAATCAGCTGAATTTGTTAAAGCGCAATAA
- a CDS encoding oxidoreductase, producing the protein MLKMGFIGNGKSTNRYHLPFILERDNIEVKTIYNRNPKTATWDKIEGVHYTTDLDELLKDPEIQLITISTTQSSHYEYAKMVLENGKNVLVEKPFMMTYDEAKEIFELAKERNLLVQCYQNRRFDSDFLTAQKVIESGKLGELLEVEMHYDYFRPEIPESVHEFKFYDSYLYGHGCHTIDQVLSYFGKPDHIHYDVRQLLGEGRMNDYFDLDLYYGVTKVSVKSSYFRIKARPSFVLYGKKGTFTKETKDRQEEHLKLFYMPSNPDFGIDLPEHYGTLTYVDDAGVWHEEKVISEVGDYGRVYDDLYEAIINGKPKQVTDEETLLQMEILEKGVERCK; encoded by the coding sequence ATGTTGAAAATGGGTTTTATCGGTAACGGAAAAAGTACGAATAGATATCATTTACCGTTTATTTTGGAGCGGGATAACATTGAAGTGAAGACGATTTATAACCGCAATCCCAAAACAGCTACATGGGATAAAATTGAAGGTGTCCACTATACAACAGATTTAGATGAGCTATTAAAAGACCCAGAAATTCAATTAATTACTATATCTACAACACAAAGTTCTCATTACGAATATGCCAAAATGGTATTAGAAAATGGCAAAAACGTACTTGTTGAAAAACCATTTATGATGACTTACGACGAAGCAAAAGAAATTTTTGAGCTTGCTAAAGAACGCAATTTACTTGTTCAATGCTACCAAAACCGTCGTTTCGATTCTGATTTCCTTACAGCGCAAAAAGTAATTGAAAGCGGGAAATTGGGCGAACTTTTGGAAGTGGAAATGCATTATGACTATTTCCGTCCAGAAATCCCAGAATCGGTTCATGAATTTAAATTTTACGACAGCTACTTATACGGCCACGGCTGCCACACAATCGACCAAGTATTATCTTACTTCGGCAAACCGGACCACATTCATTACGACGTCCGTCAATTGCTCGGCGAAGGACGAATGAACGACTATTTCGACCTTGATTTATATTATGGCGTAACAAAAGTTTCCGTCAAATCCAGCTATTTCCGCATAAAAGCCCGTCCAAGCTTCGTGCTATACGGCAAAAAAGGAACCTTTACAAAAGAAACAAAAGACCGCCAAGAAGAACATTTAAAACTATTTTACATGCCAAGCAATCCGGACTTTGGAATTGATTTACCAGAACATTACGGCACGCTTACGTATGTGGATGATGCAGGAGTTTGGCACGAGGAGAAAGTAATCTCTGAGGTTGGCGATTATGGCCGCGTGTATGACGATTTGTATGAAGCGATTATTAATGGCAAACCAAAACAAGTGACGGATGAAGAAACGTTGCTACAAATGGAGATTTTGGAAAAAGGTGTCGAGCGTTGTAAGTAA
- a CDS encoding molecular chaperone HscC, with translation MTTLGIDLGTSNSLVAYWKEDKAVLIPNVFGEVLTPSVVGIDDNGEFLIGKIAKERLTSHPDKTAAVFKRFMGTEKKYYLGKQAFSATDLSSFVLKSLKADAEKFLGETCTEAVISVPAYFNNSQRKATIDAAFLAGLKVERLISEPTAAAIAYGIHEQNDTTLMVIDIGGGTFDVSILEMFDGVMQVIAIGGNNYLGGEDFTSVIIEDFLSKNDLKKDNLSAEDFASLYKQAEDAKKSVCHAKTGEITLNEINYTITENQFEIISQPLILKLREPIIQSLKDADLKPVDIEQVVLIGGATKMPIIKSFTSKFLGKIPFMHINPDETVGLGAAVQAALKERHESLEEFVLTDVCAHTLGTEIVKEIGPNRYQEGIFSPIIERNTTIPVSRVENYYTISDNQSHIEFGVYQGESRNVKDNLKLGELLVSLPPETKAGSKMEVRFTYDKNGILEVLVKTVATGEVKQLIIQNNPGSMSKKELEEQLEKLSHLKIHPRDRSENRLLLARADRIYQMSLGERRRFVEFLIAEFEQVVETQDEKKIEVQCEKLRQQLDKFEGVNWD, from the coding sequence ATGACAACATTAGGGATAGACTTAGGAACATCGAATAGTTTAGTGGCATATTGGAAAGAGGACAAAGCTGTATTGATACCAAACGTTTTTGGAGAGGTGTTAACGCCATCTGTAGTTGGTATAGATGATAACGGAGAGTTTTTAATTGGAAAAATTGCTAAAGAACGCCTAACTTCACACCCGGACAAAACAGCGGCAGTTTTTAAAAGATTTATGGGCACAGAAAAGAAATATTACTTGGGTAAGCAAGCTTTTTCTGCCACGGATTTATCTAGTTTTGTTTTAAAATCTTTAAAAGCAGATGCAGAGAAATTTTTGGGTGAGACTTGCACGGAAGCAGTTATTAGTGTGCCTGCCTATTTTAATAATTCACAACGAAAAGCAACGATTGATGCGGCCTTTTTAGCTGGATTGAAAGTAGAAAGATTAATTAGCGAGCCAACCGCGGCTGCAATTGCTTATGGAATCCACGAACAAAATGATACAACTTTGATGGTAATTGATATTGGTGGAGGTACTTTTGATGTTTCGATTTTGGAAATGTTCGATGGTGTCATGCAAGTCATTGCGATTGGCGGGAATAATTATTTGGGAGGCGAAGATTTTACAAGTGTTATTATTGAAGATTTTTTGAGTAAAAACGACTTGAAAAAAGATAATTTGTCTGCGGAAGACTTTGCATCACTTTATAAACAAGCAGAAGATGCGAAGAAGTCTGTTTGTCACGCGAAAACAGGTGAAATAACGTTAAATGAAATAAATTATACAATCACAGAAAATCAATTTGAGATCATTAGCCAACCATTAATTTTAAAATTACGCGAACCAATCATTCAATCTTTAAAAGATGCCGATTTAAAACCGGTTGATATTGAACAAGTAGTACTTATCGGCGGGGCTACAAAAATGCCGATTATTAAAAGTTTTACAAGTAAATTTTTAGGTAAAATTCCTTTTATGCACATCAATCCTGATGAAACAGTGGGGCTTGGTGCTGCAGTTCAAGCGGCATTAAAAGAACGCCACGAGTCGCTGGAAGAGTTTGTGCTGACAGATGTATGTGCACATACGCTCGGCACGGAAATAGTAAAGGAGATTGGCCCTAACAGATATCAAGAAGGTATTTTTTCGCCAATTATTGAGCGGAATACAACGATACCAGTAAGCCGTGTGGAGAATTACTATACGATTTCGGATAATCAATCTCATATAGAATTTGGAGTGTATCAAGGAGAAAGTAGAAACGTTAAAGATAATCTTAAACTTGGAGAATTACTAGTGTCACTACCTCCAGAAACTAAAGCAGGATCTAAAATGGAAGTGCGCTTTACCTATGATAAAAATGGAATTCTTGAAGTATTAGTAAAAACAGTAGCTACAGGAGAAGTAAAGCAGCTAATTATTCAAAATAATCCGGGGTCAATGTCAAAAAAAGAGTTGGAAGAACAATTAGAAAAATTAAGTCATCTTAAAATACATCCGCGTGATCGCTCTGAAAACCGACTTTTACTTGCAAGAGCAGATAGAATATATCAAATGTCTTTAGGTGAAAGACGAAGATTTGTAGAATTCTTAATCGCTGAGTTTGAACAGGTAGTTGAAACACAAGATGAGAAGAAAATAGAGGTTCAATGTGAGAAGCTTAGACAACAACTAGATAAATTTGAAGGAGTGAACTGGGATTGA